From the Gramella sp. Hel_I_59 genome, one window contains:
- a CDS encoding DUF6702 family protein gives MKNLIFSLCCLFIFSSFSSEDHETYLSVTEIEYRQDSKSVQVISRVFIDDMEDVLTKRFGKDVSLAYKKDLSANKDLLEKYYSKKLSIKVKNQDIPLKLLGSKFDADQIVLFLEGKNVESFKTVEVENLVLTDLFDTQKNIVHVKKGDVIESMLLVKAKGRDRVNF, from the coding sequence ATGAAAAACCTCATTTTCAGTCTTTGCTGCCTGTTTATATTCAGCTCCTTCAGCAGTGAAGATCATGAGACTTACTTAAGTGTTACAGAAATTGAATACCGGCAAGATAGCAAGTCGGTGCAGGTGATCTCCAGGGTATTTATCGATGATATGGAAGATGTGCTTACCAAACGCTTTGGTAAAGATGTGAGTCTTGCCTATAAAAAGGATCTTTCTGCTAATAAGGATCTTCTCGAAAAGTACTATTCCAAAAAATTAAGTATCAAAGTAAAGAATCAGGATATTCCATTGAAATTGCTGGGAAGCAAATTTGATGCTGATCAAATTGTCCTATTTCTGGAAGGCAAAAATGTGGAATCCTTTAAAACTGTAGAAGTAGAAAATCTCGTGCTTACAGATCTATTCGATACACAAAAAAATATTGTTCATGTGAAGAAAGGTGATGTGATCGAAAGTATGCTGCTGGTGAAAGCGAAAGGTAGGGACAGGGTTAATTTCTGA
- a CDS encoding M1 family metallopeptidase, producing the protein MKRLKLLTSVFMMFVFAGINAQETEQQEPRQQGHTNQNKFRQMYQELATPNQYRTASGSPGPAYYQNEADYKMDIVLDDKNSVLTGEETITYHNNSPQDLEYLWVQLDQNIRKKDAPQKDGDGMAPVATAAGFANKYLETPFDGGFNIKEVSANGSDLEYTINQTMMRVDLPKPLKAGETYTFDIKWSYNVNNHVTNRARSGYELFPEDGNKAYVIAQFFPRMAVYNDVEGWQNYQFWGNGEFALPFGDYEVNITVPADHIMEATGELQNRKDVYSKEMMKRYEQAKKSYDKPVIIVTQEEAEKAEKNFSEKTKTWTYKADMVRDFAFSTSRKFILDMMAVDVMGKDVMAVSVYPKEGNPLWEEWSTKAVAATLESYSEHTFQYPYHKAVSVHAKNQGMEYPMICWNYGRPDENGNYSDRTKFGMISVIIHEVGHNFFPMIVNSDERQWGWMDEGINTFVQYVAEQEFGKKHPEAIAPESNYPSRRGAPSKIVPYMKGNQDYISPIMSNPEQVYQLGNNAYGKPATALNILRETIMGKELFDYSFATYSKRWMFKHPTPEDFFRTMEDASGVDLDWFWRGWFYTTDNVDIGIKDVQKYYVTDNPTEAGREMLKRYGTTPEETKALYVVSEDDEAFSEDMKGKSLMENSETLQAYVMDNFSEEERKNLQAPKYFYQVTFEKPGGLVMPIIVELSYADGTSEKVTYPVQIWRKNDSNVSKVIPSNKEITKITLDPDLETADVDVNNNSWPKNENKSEFDEYKDSTQD; encoded by the coding sequence ATGAAGCGATTAAAATTGTTGACCTCCGTGTTCATGATGTTTGTCTTTGCAGGTATCAACGCACAGGAAACTGAACAACAGGAACCACGGCAGCAAGGCCATACCAATCAAAACAAATTCCGGCAAATGTACCAGGAACTGGCAACTCCAAACCAGTATAGAACTGCATCTGGATCACCTGGACCTGCGTATTACCAGAATGAGGCAGATTACAAAATGGATATCGTTCTTGACGATAAGAATTCTGTGCTTACCGGAGAGGAAACTATCACCTACCACAATAATTCTCCACAGGACCTTGAATACTTATGGGTTCAACTAGATCAGAATATCAGAAAAAAAGATGCTCCTCAAAAGGATGGAGACGGAATGGCTCCGGTTGCTACTGCAGCTGGTTTCGCTAATAAATATCTGGAAACTCCTTTCGATGGTGGTTTCAATATTAAAGAAGTATCTGCGAATGGATCAGATCTTGAATATACGATCAACCAGACAATGATGCGCGTTGATCTTCCAAAGCCTTTAAAGGCTGGGGAGACTTATACGTTCGATATCAAATGGTCTTACAATGTGAATAACCACGTGACCAATCGTGCGCGTTCAGGATATGAGTTATTTCCTGAGGATGGAAACAAGGCTTATGTGATCGCTCAGTTCTTCCCGAGAATGGCCGTTTATAATGATGTTGAAGGATGGCAGAACTATCAGTTCTGGGGGAATGGAGAATTTGCACTTCCTTTTGGGGACTATGAAGTAAATATCACTGTACCTGCAGATCATATCATGGAAGCTACAGGTGAACTTCAGAATAGAAAGGACGTTTACTCTAAGGAAATGATGAAGCGTTATGAGCAGGCTAAGAAAAGTTATGACAAGCCAGTAATTATTGTTACCCAGGAAGAAGCTGAAAAGGCAGAAAAAAACTTTTCAGAAAAAACTAAAACCTGGACTTACAAAGCAGATATGGTTCGTGATTTCGCTTTCTCAACTTCAAGAAAATTCATTCTTGATATGATGGCGGTAGATGTGATGGGAAAAGATGTAATGGCTGTTTCTGTTTATCCTAAAGAAGGGAATCCTCTTTGGGAAGAATGGTCTACGAAAGCTGTAGCTGCAACTTTGGAGAGCTACTCAGAGCATACTTTCCAGTATCCTTATCATAAGGCAGTTTCAGTTCATGCTAAGAATCAAGGGATGGAATATCCAATGATTTGCTGGAATTATGGTCGTCCTGATGAGAATGGTAACTACAGTGACCGTACTAAGTTCGGGATGATAAGTGTAATTATTCATGAAGTTGGACACAACTTTTTTCCGATGATCGTAAATTCTGATGAAAGACAATGGGGTTGGATGGACGAAGGTATCAACACCTTTGTTCAGTATGTTGCAGAACAGGAATTTGGGAAAAAACATCCTGAGGCTATTGCACCAGAATCGAATTATCCTTCAAGAAGAGGAGCGCCAAGTAAGATCGTTCCTTATATGAAAGGAAACCAAGACTATATTTCTCCAATTATGTCCAATCCAGAGCAAGTTTATCAATTAGGAAATAATGCCTATGGTAAGCCGGCTACTGCGTTGAATATCCTTCGTGAGACGATTATGGGTAAAGAATTGTTCGACTATTCTTTCGCTACTTATTCTAAAAGATGGATGTTCAAGCACCCAACTCCGGAAGATTTCTTCAGAACGATGGAAGACGCTTCAGGCGTAGATCTTGATTGGTTCTGGAGAGGATGGTTCTATACTACAGATAATGTAGATATTGGAATTAAAGATGTTCAGAAGTACTATGTTACTGATAATCCTACGGAAGCAGGTAGAGAAATGTTGAAGAGATATGGAACAACTCCTGAAGAAACCAAAGCACTTTATGTGGTTTCCGAAGATGATGAAGCCTTTTCAGAAGATATGAAAGGTAAATCCTTAATGGAAAATTCAGAAACTTTACAGGCTTATGTAATGGATAACTTTAGCGAGGAAGAGCGTAAAAATCTTCAGGCACCTAAATATTTCTACCAGGTGACTTTTGAAAAACCAGGTGGGTTGGTAATGCCGATCATTGTAGAATTGAGCTATGCCGATGGAACTTCAGAAAAAGTTACTTACCCGGTTCAAATCTGGAGAAAGAATGATAGTAATGTAAGCAAAGTAATTCCATCAAATAAGGAAATTACTAAGATCACATTAGATCCAGATCTTGAAACAGCAGATGTTGATGTGAACAATAACAGCTGGCCTAAAAATGAAAACAAAAGTGAGTTCGATGAGTATAAAGATTCCACTCAGGACTAG
- a CDS encoding twin-arginine translocase TatA/TatE family subunit: MHMLPLFISGAEIGFILFILVMVFGADKIPDIAKGLGKGMKAVKNASNDIKSEIQRSAEKQGIDTDFTKDVRGEIDKVKEDIDDITGSVRRKL, encoded by the coding sequence ATGCATATGTTACCATTATTTATTAGCGGAGCCGAGATAGGCTTTATTTTGTTCATTCTGGTGATGGTTTTTGGAGCTGATAAAATTCCTGATATAGCCAAAGGTTTGGGTAAGGGAATGAAAGCGGTAAAAAACGCATCTAATGATATTAAAAGTGAAATTCAGCGAAGCGCTGAAAAACAAGGCATAGATACAGACTTCACGAAAGATGTTCGGGGCGAGATTGACAAGGTTAAGGAAGATATCGATGATATCACAGGTTCTGTTCGTCGTAAGCTATAA
- a CDS encoding phosphatase PAP2 family protein encodes MWDQIEEWDRQLFVYLNNLGIEKYDTFWIFVTNPAHWIPVFLVFFLLFFVAFHWKKGLFTSLFLLLTVAVTYGFTNLVKALAVRNRPNNTPELAELIRILQEPTNYSFFSGHASTSFAATTFIVLALRKWSKWIYLAYIWPFLFVMSRIYVGVHFPGDIIVGMIVGIIMAFLFFSLYNRAGTRIY; translated from the coding sequence ATGTGGGACCAGATCGAAGAATGGGACAGGCAACTATTTGTATACCTGAACAACCTTGGAATAGAAAAGTATGATACTTTCTGGATCTTTGTTACCAATCCGGCACACTGGATCCCAGTATTTCTAGTTTTCTTTCTACTTTTCTTTGTAGCATTTCACTGGAAAAAAGGACTTTTCACCAGTTTATTTCTGCTACTAACTGTAGCCGTGACTTATGGCTTTACAAATCTTGTAAAAGCTCTGGCTGTTCGTAACAGGCCTAATAATACACCTGAATTAGCAGAACTTATTAGAATATTACAGGAGCCAACTAATTATAGTTTCTTTTCGGGTCACGCATCAACCTCCTTTGCTGCGACAACCTTTATCGTTCTTGCATTGAGAAAATGGAGCAAATGGATATATCTTGCTTATATCTGGCCATTCCTTTTCGTAATGAGCAGGATCTATGTAGGAGTTCATTTTCCAGGCGATATCATCGTTGGGATGATCGTTGGAATCATAATGGCCTTTCTCTTCTTTAGTCTTTATAACCGAGCTGGAACAAGGATTTATTAG
- a CDS encoding O-methyltransferase yields MHFLPENIDEYIVAHSQPEPQHLAKLNRETNQKVMQPRMLSGHYQGRVLSLLSKMKNPRSILEIGTYTGYSALCLAEGLTEDGILHTIDINEELEDFQKKHFQASAYSDRIVQHIGDATEIIPKIEEKFDLVFIDADKPNYPKYFELIIDKMNSGGIILSDNVLWSGKVVEELKKDDLSTKALLEYNALLNEDPRVETVILPIRDGLTLSRVK; encoded by the coding sequence ATGCATTTCCTACCTGAAAATATTGATGAGTATATAGTAGCACATTCTCAGCCAGAACCTCAACATCTGGCAAAATTAAACCGTGAAACTAATCAGAAAGTCATGCAGCCCAGAATGCTTAGTGGTCATTACCAGGGCAGGGTTTTAAGTTTACTTTCCAAGATGAAAAATCCTCGATCTATCCTGGAAATTGGTACATATACAGGCTATTCTGCCCTGTGCCTGGCTGAAGGTCTTACAGAGGATGGAATCCTGCATACGATAGATATAAATGAAGAACTGGAAGACTTTCAGAAGAAACATTTTCAAGCTTCAGCATATAGCGATAGAATCGTACAGCATATTGGTGATGCTACGGAAATCATTCCCAAAATTGAAGAAAAATTTGACCTGGTATTTATTGATGCCGATAAACCTAACTACCCGAAGTATTTCGAGCTGATCATTGATAAAATGAACAGCGGCGGAATTATACTTTCAGATAATGTTCTATGGAGTGGGAAGGTTGTGGAAGAACTTAAAAAAGACGACCTCTCTACAAAAGCGCTACTGGAATACAATGCTCTATTAAATGAGGATCCTCGGGTAGAAACTGTGATCTTGCCAATTCGTGACGGTCTCACACTTTCAAGAGTGAAATAG
- the kynU gene encoding kynureninase: MKFENSLEFAQRLDKEDELANYRNEFIFPKIKGKDAIYFVGNSLGLQPKSAKKYVDDIMQDWAELGVEGHFKAEKPWWDYHEKFAEKLAKVVGANPSEVTVMNTLTVNLHLLMVSFYRPQGKRYKIICEEKAFPSDQYMISSQVRFHGFDPEDAIVEIKKRDGEHNFRTEDILSKIDEVGEECALVLIGGVNYYTGQVMDMDTITKAGHKVGAFVGWDLAHAAGNIELKLSEWNVDFAAWCSYKYMNSGPGNASGCFINEKYHNKKDIPRFEGWWGHNKERRFLMEPEFQPESNADAWQISNAPVLALAPYLASLEMFAEVGMNSLLKKRDKIVAYLEFVLHEIDKDVDSTFEIITPSAQKERGTQLSVFLHGEGKEIFNYLMENGVMLDWREPNVIRLAPAPFYCSYEDIFRFGQILKEGILSKNKS, from the coding sequence ATGAAATTTGAAAATTCACTGGAATTTGCTCAGCGCCTGGATAAGGAAGATGAACTGGCAAATTACCGGAATGAATTTATCTTCCCGAAAATTAAAGGTAAGGACGCTATATATTTCGTCGGAAATTCATTGGGTCTGCAACCTAAATCTGCAAAAAAGTACGTAGATGATATCATGCAGGATTGGGCAGAACTGGGAGTTGAAGGTCATTTTAAAGCCGAAAAGCCATGGTGGGATTATCACGAAAAATTTGCTGAAAAACTAGCTAAAGTAGTAGGTGCAAATCCTTCCGAAGTGACCGTTATGAACACGCTCACGGTAAATCTTCATCTTTTGATGGTAAGCTTTTACAGACCACAAGGCAAACGTTATAAGATCATTTGTGAAGAAAAAGCATTTCCCAGCGATCAATATATGATCTCCAGCCAGGTTCGTTTTCATGGATTTGATCCTGAAGATGCCATCGTAGAGATCAAAAAGCGCGATGGAGAGCATAATTTTAGAACAGAGGATATCCTTAGTAAAATAGATGAAGTGGGAGAGGAGTGTGCTCTTGTGCTAATTGGTGGAGTGAATTACTACACAGGTCAGGTCATGGATATGGATACTATCACTAAAGCAGGTCACAAAGTTGGAGCCTTTGTTGGTTGGGATCTTGCTCACGCAGCGGGAAATATAGAACTAAAATTAAGTGAATGGAATGTGGATTTTGCCGCCTGGTGTAGTTATAAATATATGAATTCAGGCCCTGGAAATGCTTCAGGATGTTTTATAAATGAGAAATATCATAATAAAAAAGATATTCCCAGATTTGAAGGTTGGTGGGGACATAATAAAGAACGTCGATTTTTAATGGAGCCAGAATTTCAACCAGAATCCAATGCAGATGCCTGGCAGATTAGTAATGCACCGGTTCTTGCCCTTGCGCCATATCTTGCGTCTCTGGAAATGTTCGCTGAGGTAGGAATGAATAGCTTGCTAAAGAAGAGAGACAAAATTGTCGCATATCTTGAGTTCGTACTGCACGAAATAGACAAGGATGTAGACAGTACTTTCGAAATCATTACTCCTTCAGCGCAGAAGGAAAGAGGAACTCAGCTTTCAGTTTTTTTGCACGGTGAAGGGAAAGAGATCTTTAATTATCTCATGGAGAATGGAGTGATGCTGGATTGGCGTGAGCCAAACGTGATCAGGTTAGCACCTGCACCATTTTATTGTTCTTATGAAGATATCTTTAGATTCGGTCAGATCTTAAAAGAGGGGATACTCTCAAAAAATAAGTCATAA
- a CDS encoding SDR family oxidoreductase, translated as MWRLESKKVLVTGGTKGIGKACVEQFLELGAQVLFTSRTSSEVEDLENELKDKGYIVKGLVADASKLSDSEKVSNWISENWSSLDVLVNNAGINIRKKAHEYSEEEYKKVLDINLVAPFTLSRLLFPLLKISDGSTIINVASSAALQDVGTGTPYAMSKAGLLQQTRSLAVEWASEGIRVNAVSPWFTKTPLTEGYLHNEEKMKSIISRTPLNRVAEAKEIASIVAFLAMPASSFVTGQNIVADGGMSINAL; from the coding sequence ATGTGGAGATTAGAATCTAAGAAGGTATTGGTAACCGGTGGAACAAAAGGAATTGGAAAAGCATGTGTAGAACAATTTCTGGAATTGGGTGCACAGGTACTATTCACTTCCAGAACATCAAGTGAAGTGGAAGATCTGGAAAATGAACTGAAGGATAAAGGTTACATAGTTAAAGGCCTTGTTGCTGATGCTTCAAAACTATCTGATTCTGAAAAAGTTTCGAACTGGATTTCTGAAAACTGGAGTAGTCTGGATGTACTCGTTAATAATGCCGGTATCAATATCCGGAAAAAGGCACACGAATATTCTGAAGAAGAGTACAAGAAAGTTCTGGACATTAATCTGGTAGCGCCTTTTACGCTTAGCCGTTTGCTATTTCCACTTCTGAAAATTTCAGATGGATCGACAATTATTAATGTAGCATCTTCTGCAGCACTTCAGGATGTTGGTACGGGTACTCCTTACGCGATGTCTAAAGCAGGATTATTACAACAAACTAGAAGTCTTGCTGTAGAATGGGCTTCAGAAGGAATAAGAGTGAATGCAGTTTCGCCGTGGTTTACGAAGACTCCACTAACGGAAGGCTACCTGCATAATGAGGAAAAAATGAAATCAATTATTTCCAGAACTCCGCTTAACCGCGTTGCCGAAGCAAAAGAGATTGCCAGTATTGTAGCATTTTTAGCGATGCCAGCTTCTTCATTTGTAACCGGACAGAATATTGTTGCTGATGGTGGAATGAGCATAAACGCACTATAA
- a CDS encoding lmo0937 family membrane protein, translating into MRDLIWLIIVLLVIGWLIGYFAFPDLGSIIHILIVVAVILILYKLLTGRKL; encoded by the coding sequence ATGAGAGATTTAATTTGGCTTATTATCGTATTACTAGTAATTGGATGGCTAATTGGATATTTTGCATTCCCAGATTTAGGAAGCATCATACATATCCTTATTGTTGTAGCTGTAATACTAATCCTGTACAAGTTACTTACAGGCCGTAAACTATAA
- a CDS encoding cryptochrome/photolyase family protein has product MAEVKKTLRLILGDQLNHQHSWFKDDLEDVTYLFMELRQETDYVKHHIQKVVGFFRSMRNFASYLEERDHRVIYYKIDHEDNTQNLEKNIKVLIDKHDFESFQYQLPDEYRLDEQLKDLCENLEIETNNFDTEHFFTTRSDLERFYEGKKQMTMEYFYRDMRKKNDILMVNAKDPEGGKWNFDKSNRQKWKGKPEIPHERGFRKDVSHLVEEIKNAGVETFGFIEGDNYNWPTSREDSLSVLNYFCKNLLIHFGDYQDALHTDEAYLFHSRLSFCMNTKMLSPKEVIDSVLDYYYDHKDEIDISQVEGFIRQILGWREYMRGIYWKEMPGYRRSNKLRNQNKLAGFYWDANTKMNCLHHSIKNSLENAYAHHIQRLMITGNYALLTETHPDEVDQWYLGIYIDAIEWVEITNTRGMSQFADGGIVATKPYVSSGSYINKMSNYCKDCHYKVSKKTEDDACPFNSLYWNFLDSNREHFAGNQRMNMMMSLLEKKPPEEMQKIRNRAAEIISNPERF; this is encoded by the coding sequence ATGGCTGAAGTAAAAAAAACGCTGAGACTTATTTTAGGTGATCAACTAAATCATCAACATAGCTGGTTCAAAGACGACCTTGAAGATGTGACATATCTTTTTATGGAATTGCGACAGGAAACCGATTATGTGAAACATCATATTCAGAAGGTTGTAGGTTTCTTTAGAAGCATGCGCAATTTTGCCAGCTACCTGGAAGAGAGAGATCACCGCGTCATCTATTACAAGATCGATCATGAGGATAATACTCAGAATCTTGAAAAGAACATAAAAGTCCTGATCGATAAACATGATTTTGAAAGTTTTCAATATCAATTACCAGATGAGTATCGTCTTGATGAGCAGTTAAAAGATTTGTGCGAAAATCTGGAGATCGAAACTAACAATTTTGATACTGAACATTTTTTCACAACCCGTAGCGACCTGGAAAGGTTTTACGAAGGCAAGAAGCAAATGACCATGGAATATTTCTACCGCGATATGCGGAAGAAAAACGATATTTTAATGGTCAATGCTAAAGATCCTGAAGGAGGGAAATGGAATTTTGATAAGAGTAACCGGCAGAAATGGAAAGGCAAGCCTGAAATTCCACACGAAAGAGGTTTCCGTAAAGATGTATCTCATTTAGTTGAAGAAATTAAAAATGCTGGTGTAGAAACTTTTGGATTTATTGAAGGGGATAATTACAACTGGCCAACCTCTCGCGAAGACTCACTTTCAGTATTGAATTATTTTTGCAAAAACTTACTGATACATTTTGGCGATTATCAGGATGCATTGCATACCGACGAAGCATACCTATTCCATTCTAGATTGTCTTTCTGCATGAATACAAAAATGCTGAGTCCCAAAGAAGTCATAGACTCTGTTCTGGATTACTATTACGACCATAAAGACGAGATCGATATTTCTCAAGTAGAAGGATTTATACGGCAGATCCTGGGATGGAGAGAATATATGAGAGGTATTTACTGGAAAGAAATGCCAGGTTATCGCCGGAGTAATAAACTTCGAAATCAGAACAAACTAGCTGGATTCTATTGGGATGCGAATACAAAAATGAATTGCCTGCATCATTCTATCAAGAATAGTCTGGAAAATGCTTATGCACATCACATCCAGCGACTTATGATCACCGGTAATTATGCCCTACTTACTGAAACTCACCCAGACGAAGTTGACCAGTGGTATCTGGGAATTTATATCGACGCCATTGAATGGGTAGAAATAACTAATACTCGTGGAATGAGCCAGTTTGCAGATGGTGGAATTGTTGCAACGAAACCATACGTTTCCAGCGGTAGTTACATTAATAAAATGAGCAACTACTGCAAGGATTGTCACTATAAAGTAAGTAAGAAGACCGAAGATGATGCCTGTCCATTTAACAGTCTTTACTGGAATTTTCTGGATTCTAACCGGGAACATTTTGCTGGAAACCAGAGGATGAATATGATGATGAGCCTACTGGAAAAGAAGCCTCCGGAAGAAATGCAGAAAATAAGAAATCGCGCGGCAGAAATCATTTCGAATCCTGAACGCTTTTAG
- a CDS encoding DASH family cryptochrome: MSTGLIWFRNDLRTQDHEGIAKATDNHDRVIAVYCFDPRHYEELEIGFRKTGKFRTKFLIETIHQLRNNLQKMHIPLFVFQNKPEVKIAELVKEHQIDTIYFQKEWTDEEKEVERNLKESIPDVELIDHYQQFLFHPDDIPYDSFDELPKVFTEFRKKCEKKTEVRELLSNSKIEEFEFVNDTKIPSLKDLDFNEFTTDERSAFPFHGGEDEALKRVEQYFFKQRNLETYKETRNGLIGTDYSSKLSAWLANGSISPRQIYFKVKQYEKEIKSNQSTYWLIFELIWRDFFKYISLKHGNKIFQLEGIRGKSHDWNDDNETFRKWINGETKEDFVNANMLEIAHTGFMSNRGRQNVNSYLAKELKHDWRKGAACFESLLIDYDVHSNWGNWMYNSGVGNDPRDRKFNIKSQADRYDPDNDYQDLWLK; the protein is encoded by the coding sequence ATGAGTACAGGATTAATATGGTTTAGAAATGATCTTAGAACCCAAGATCATGAAGGAATAGCAAAAGCAACAGATAATCACGATAGAGTAATCGCTGTATACTGTTTCGATCCCAGACACTACGAGGAACTGGAAATAGGCTTTCGAAAAACCGGAAAATTCAGAACAAAATTTTTGATAGAAACTATTCATCAACTGCGGAATAATCTTCAGAAGATGCATATTCCACTTTTTGTTTTTCAGAATAAACCGGAAGTTAAAATCGCGGAACTCGTAAAAGAGCATCAGATAGACACCATTTACTTTCAGAAAGAGTGGACAGATGAAGAGAAGGAAGTTGAAAGAAATCTGAAGGAATCTATCCCGGACGTTGAACTTATAGATCATTATCAGCAATTTTTATTTCATCCTGATGATATCCCCTATGACTCCTTCGATGAATTACCTAAGGTATTTACTGAATTCAGAAAAAAGTGTGAAAAGAAAACAGAAGTCCGAGAACTACTTAGCAACTCGAAAATTGAAGAATTTGAGTTTGTTAATGACACCAAAATACCGAGTTTAAAAGACCTCGATTTTAACGAATTTACAACCGACGAGCGGTCTGCATTCCCATTTCACGGTGGAGAAGATGAAGCATTAAAAAGAGTTGAACAATACTTCTTTAAACAGAGGAACCTGGAAACTTACAAGGAAACAAGAAATGGTTTAATTGGCACAGATTACAGCTCTAAGCTTTCTGCATGGTTAGCGAATGGAAGCATCTCACCCAGACAGATCTATTTCAAAGTCAAGCAATATGAAAAAGAAATTAAAAGCAATCAGAGTACATACTGGCTTATTTTTGAATTAATATGGCGCGACTTCTTTAAGTACATCTCCCTTAAGCATGGGAACAAGATTTTTCAATTAGAGGGAATTCGAGGAAAATCTCACGACTGGAATGATGATAATGAAACTTTCAGAAAGTGGATTAATGGAGAAACTAAAGAGGATTTTGTCAACGCCAATATGCTGGAAATCGCCCATACCGGCTTTATGAGCAATCGCGGAAGGCAAAATGTGAATAGTTATCTAGCGAAAGAGCTGAAACACGACTGGCGAAAAGGCGCTGCATGTTTTGAAAGTCTGCTCATAGATTATGATGTGCATAGCAACTGGGGAAACTGGATGTACAATAGCGGAGTCGGAAATGATCCACGCGATAGAAAATTTAATATTAAAAGTCAGGCAGATCGCTACGATCCCGATAACGATTATCAAGATTTATGGCTGAAGTAA
- a CDS encoding DUF2256 domain-containing protein — translation MKNKTVKKSDLPQKICPVCERPFSWRKKWEKDWEQVRYCSDKCRKNK, via the coding sequence ATGAAGAATAAAACGGTTAAAAAATCTGATTTGCCTCAAAAGATCTGCCCGGTTTGCGAACGGCCTTTTTCGTGGCGTAAAAAATGGGAGAAAGATTGGGAACAGGTGCGCTATTGCAGTGATAAATGCAGAAAAAATAAATAA
- a CDS encoding flavin reductase, with translation MKHIKASDIEEMEKIYRLNLVNSCTGYKSANLIATRSKSGNPNVAVFSSVTHIGSNPAMLGFVTRPLSVARNTYNNIRDTEYFTVNHIQDKMIEQAHQTAAKYDEEISEFNKTGLDEEYLDGFHAPYVKQSEVKLGCKFVNEYHIKENDTVLVVASIEHIYFDEGIQMPDGWLRLDDAGTVAVNGLDGYSLPSLLDRFHYARPGQEVKSFFSKDEE, from the coding sequence ATGAAACATATTAAAGCCTCAGACATTGAGGAAATGGAAAAAATCTATCGCCTGAATCTTGTAAACAGTTGTACAGGATATAAATCTGCGAATCTTATTGCTACCAGATCCAAATCTGGAAATCCCAATGTAGCCGTATTTAGCTCGGTGACTCATATTGGCAGCAATCCGGCAATGCTTGGTTTTGTGACCAGACCACTGAGTGTTGCTCGAAATACCTATAATAATATTCGAGATACGGAATACTTTACGGTCAATCATATCCAGGATAAAATGATCGAGCAGGCTCATCAAACTGCAGCGAAGTATGATGAAGAAATTTCAGAATTTAATAAAACAGGTCTGGATGAGGAGTATCTCGATGGATTCCACGCTCCCTACGTGAAGCAATCTGAAGTAAAACTGGGCTGCAAATTTGTGAATGAATATCATATCAAAGAGAACGACACCGTACTTGTCGTTGCGTCTATTGAACACATATATTTTGATGAAGGCATTCAAATGCCTGATGGTTGGTTGAGATTAGATGACGCTGGTACAGTAGCAGTAAATGGTCTGGATGGCTATTCCCTGCCAAGTCTGCTTGATAGATTTCATTATGCCCGCCCTGGACAGGAGGTTAAATCTTTCTTTAGTAAGGATGAAGAATAA